The proteins below come from a single Silene latifolia isolate original U9 population unplaced genomic scaffold, ASM4854445v1 scaffold_73, whole genome shotgun sequence genomic window:
- the LOC141640156 gene encoding expansin-B3-like — translation MTSLPPVWLFGKNMGLYLLGALLVFGVGVVSAQPLVHRASKGRWKSAFATWYGDPNGDGSSGGACGYGSLVDVKPFKARVGAVSPILFKSGEGCGACYKVRCLDKTICSKRAVTVIITDECPGCSRTSAHFDLSGAAFGRMAVAGEGGHLRNRGILNIKYKKTACKYPGKKVAFRVNEGSTDYWLSLMVEYEDGDGDVGSMQIKQATSNEWIEMKHLWGANWCIIEGPLKGPFSVKLTTLSTRRTLSARDVIPSNWTPRATYTSRLNFLP, via the exons ATGACCAGTTTACCCCCAGTGTGGCTATTTGGGAAGAACATGGGCTTGTATTTACTAGGGGCATTGTTGGTTTTTGGAGTTGGAGTTGTTTCTGCACAGCCTTTGGTGCACCGTGCTTCCAAGGGTCGTTGGAAATCCGCTTTCGCTACCTGGTATGGTGATCCTAATGGCGACGGTAGTAGTG GTGGGGCATGCGGATACGGAAGTTTAGTGGATGTGAAACCGTTTAAGGCTCGGGTCGGGGCGGTAAGCCCCATCCTATTTAAGAGTGGTGAAGGGTGTGGGGCATGCTATAAAGTCAGGTGTCTGGACAAGACAATATGTTCTAAGAGAGCCGTTACAGTTATTATAACGGACGAATGTCCTGGCTGCTCTCGTACAAGTGCCCATTTTGACCTTAGCGGAGCTGCCTTCGGCCGCATGGCAGTTGCAGGCGAGGGAGGACACCTTCGGAACCGCGGGATTCTTAACATCAAATACAAGAA GACGGCATGTAAATATCCAGGGAAGAAGGTAGCTTTCCGGGTAAATGAAGGGTCTACTGATTACTGGCTTTCCCTTATGGTTGAGTATgaggatggtgatggtgatgttgGCTCCATGCAAATTAAACAG GCAACATCAAATGAGTGGATTGAAATGAAGCATTTGTGGGGAGCAAATTGGTGCATAATTGAGGGACCATTGAAAGGACCATTTTCAGTGAAGTTAACAACACTTTCAACTAGAAGGACGCTTTCAGCAAGAGATGTAATCCCATCTAATTGGACACCACGAGCCACTTACACCTCACGCCTTAACTTCCTTCCCTAA